Part of the Pyricularia oryzae 70-15 chromosome 3, whole genome shotgun sequence genome, GCGCTGCGAGTTGTGCTCCACGCTACCCAGCCAAGCCAGCATTCCAAAAATTAATTAATCGCAACTGCAGTGACCAGAAAGGCGGGGAACGAACCTGTGGAAGAGAAGGATCAACAGTGGTCAGTGATCAACACTTTAGATCGGCTGAAGCTCCGAAAAGGCGGGCTTGGCTTCTGTtggggaggagaaggagagcaaaaaaaaaaaaaaaaaaaaaaaaaaaaagaaaaggggttGTCTAGGGTTGCAATTGGAGGGTTGTCGCCGATGGAGGTGCGGACGGGATGGTATTGCGTACAGTACCCGGTGctcggttttttttgtttgcatgTACAGCTCACTAAGCGAACAAAGCAGCCGCTGTCGATTCGTGCTTTGTTTGATTGATGTTCGGCTATGTATAGTAAAATTCGGGACGAGCAGATGCATGTGGTTTTTTGTCTGAGTTTTTTTTGGATGACTGTCTTGGAAAAATATTATAGGGCGAATCGTAGCTAACCAAAGCACATAAACCACGCCTGAAATGCAAATGCAATGCAGTGCATGTTCCTATCACCTCCCAAATTGGGGCAAGCCAGCCCAGATATTAgattagaaaaaaaaatagaaagtgaaaaaataaaataaaaataacatTCTTCTTGTTGCTGTGGCGTCTCCTCGTCCGGTGACGAGACGTTGCAGTATGTGCGTCTTGCAGCATGGGCGTCCCACCCTAGCTATAGTACATAGTAGAGGCGGTCTCTTAGTCGCGGTCTAGACCGGAGGCTTGATGTAACCAGCAAGCATGTCGCACGCCGCGAGGCCCCCAGGCgcaatataaaaaaaaatgcgaaaagacaacaaaaaaaaaagtctattGAAGAATAGATGTGATCGGCATATGCCAATGGTGGATATTAATTTAATATGTACAGAGATGTCCATGCTCCAAGCTGGTGCACTGTATGTTTGGCCCCCAGTGCGGGTCTCGATATCGACACCAAAGTTTAAATGGCTGGTACGTCCCGCAGACCCCGAAGCACTGTGGCCGCGAACTTGGTCTCGGAGCAGTAAAGCGTCTCGAAAAAACTAGGTAATTTTGTAAtttttggattttttttggagGTGTTTTAAATAGCTGCCCAGCCCCCTGATGCTATAATATTGTTGTGCTATAATTTTATTTTCATGGTATCATCGATCGTCCCCCGCTGATTTTGGATCTTCATGCTACCTAGATCCAATATGATGGGTTCTTGCTCGGCTGTCTCGTATGAAACATATTTCTCAGGCTGTATTGCCGCTTGGGGACGCCTGCCGTCGGCTGGGGTTGCTGTTGGGGCTGCAGCGTCGCCTTTGGAGAGTATAATGAGCTGGGTGAAGCGCCCGCCGAGCCGTTCCCTTGACTGCTCTGGGCGTTTTTGGGGAAGAGCGATGTTTGGATGGGGTATGGTTGGTGTGCAGTATGCAGGAACTGCGTACTCGTCTGGGATTGCGTGCCCCAGTTGCACATCGTCACTGTGCTGGGAGTCGAGGGCATCTCGACTGGCACGTCGACGCCGGGGGCCTCGACGGGGGCCGGCGCAGGGGTTGGTGGTACCGAAGGCGGGGGAATGCGCGGAACCATCGTTGTGGTGGGAAGAGGCGGCACGCCGGCAAGCACGTACCTGCCCATCGAAGGGTCCAGTACCCATTGTCCCTGAGGGGTCATGGGTGACGGTGCCCCGAGGTAGGGCGTCCCTCTTATGCTTCCGGCTGGCACAGAAGGGGACCGCATTGTGCTCTGGTCCATCATACGCCAGTCGCGCATCGACGCCACCGTGGACGCCCTCGAGAGGGGTGTGTTGGTGCCCCCCTTCATGCTGCTAGCACTGGAAAATATGGGTCGCTTCTCCGGATCATGCATGCTCGGATGCATGCTCTGGTTGGGGTTCTTCTTTCGTAGTAGTAGGCAGTATGTTATTATAGCGCCGAGAAGCGAACCGACGACAACACATGATATTATGATGCCCGTCTTGGCCATCATTGACAGTCCACtggcgttgttgttgttgttgttgttgttgttattgttgctgttgttgctgttgttgatgtCGCCCACCGTGCCACTGTTGGCCTCCGCCGACAGTGACACCCCTTTTGTCGGTGTTGGGTTCTTGTACTCGCCCGGGGATCCATTGTCGCTGTTGTCACCACCGCCGGTGTATGAAGTGCTTGCATCGAAGGCAGTCTGCATGAAGCGTCCCCTCGTAAAGGCGAGGGGGGTTTTGGAGTCTTCGCAGTCGGCCTTGAGCAGCGCGTACACGGCCCAGAGGTCGCCAGGAGAGCTACGGCCGATGCAGATGGCGGCGCGGACGGGGAAGCTGCTGATGTCGGTGCCCGGGCAGAGGCAGGCGTTGATCTGGGAGTGCGTGGTTCCCGTGCACGTCGAGGTGTTGGCGGACCTTTGCAGGCACTGCTGCGCCGACTGCGGGTACATGGAAAAGTCATTGGTGTATGGTTGATCTGGTGCCGCCTGTGCTTGTGACTGCGCATTCACGGCTATGCTGGAAAAGATGACGGCGAAGAGAAAAGTCGACAGGATGCTCGCTGCCGTGGTCGACGTTGACGATGGCATGCGTCCAATAATTACTGTTGATGACCGCATCGCGGCGACTTGGCGGGATGAACCGCGACTGCTCACTGGTTGCGGAGTGGGTTTGAGGCCGGTGCTATTTCCCTTTTCTGTAGTGGCTTCCGCCACCGTTTATACTTTCAAGGCGCAGCACATGGGATGCAAGCACGAACCCATGGATTTGAATGTTGGTGACAGGAAACGAACGAAATAACCTCAAGGAAAGGAAGCGTCAACCCAATGCCTCATCAAGAGCCCAGGTAACGCAGAGAAAAAACCGAAGGAATGTACTGTTTGTTTGTGTGATCGCGATGGTAcaaaaaggcaaagaagagaagaaagtaggaaaagcaaagaaaactCGAGGTTCCGATGAGGCAGCTTAATTAGGACATGGCGACGCATTCGGCCCCCATGGGACATGCTGTCAAGCAAGCGAGGGAGGATATTCTTGGAAAAGATCAATCCGCCAAAAGCCTATCAGGAGGCGTATTCAAAACTGGATTGATTCTCCATCAGTGTCAAGGCCCATCAATGCAGTGGGGCCAAGTAAGGTCAATAAAGTTCGTCGCCTCTGGGGTCAAGAGCTAAGCCAACCTTGCCGACAGGGGTCATGCTGCCAAAAACGGTCAAAATCCAGTCCTTACAAGTGGTTTCCCACACCGGGGTGTTGCGGTTGCGTCGAGGCTGTGGCGCTGCGACTGGGTGCCAGAAGGCACAAGAATAGAACGTGCTACCATGGGCGTAAGGAAAGTCATCCATAGCCATAGGTAGCCATGGGGAAAGGCATGCACACACAAGCGCCGCCCAGATCAAGGCTGTCTTGGCGTTTTGGCGTTTTGTTTATCGACGATGTCTATCTTTAAGACGAACGCGATTCTAGAAGTCCCGAGGCCGGTTTTTCTCTCCGGTGTAGCAGATGACGCGCATATTTTTTCACTTCGAGAAGTCCAGTGGCAACACTCGAGACGCATACCAGAACTGCGCTGCTTGGCACAATATACTTCTTTCACTGTATATTTTACTTTCGTGTGCATTGAATTTACTTGATTTTTTTCTCCGCCATCAGCAGTTGAAGACGCCTCGCCTTTATGCCAGTGACGGTCAAGTTTCCGGTGTCCGGATTTGACGCCTATGATGCTCAAGTTGCCTAGGGTGTCTTGTCAACACTCGCGCGGCTACTGCTGACGAACTTCTGTCAAGGGAGGAGCGGCAGTTGGAAATCAATCACGCTGCGTCTCGCATCGATCAACTTGTCAGGTCCTAACCCCCAGGTCAAAATTCGTAGCTCATTTCCCACATGAAACATTTTCGTAATAGTGCGGTTTTTTTTCATCGTCGGTTGACTAAGATACTTACCTAACCTAGACTAGTACCTGCCAAGTACGTGTCGTGCAAACCTAGATGGACTGACCGAAATATTTTCTTCGCGAAGATTCATGCAACAGCTTCATGCATAAGATTTGCTTCATTCTAGAGAACACCATCAGCGATCGATTTCTTGCGCTTGGGCCGAAAGAGATGTGCATTTTCATGAGTTGTTCGTTCTTGGATcggaaattaaaaaaaaataatcgaGACGAACCAGACCTCTAACTATAAGCACGCATTACTGAAGTGGCGGCAATAACAAAGCTCAAGCGCAGAATGCGACCCAGCGTTGCATAAATGGTTCTAGCCATTCATAGGTGAATACAAAGGAAAAACGAAATACCTGCATCAACTCAGCATGAGTGCCTCAGCGGTATATTTTGGCTGCCACCCACTTCAACTGGGGCAGGAACAACAAGcatagaaaaagaaaatagaaacACAAAACTTTCATTTCCATAAAACATCCCTGGGTATATACTGAAaagagacaagaaaaaaaaacataaatAACAAAACTGCATGATACAGCCTTCCATCCTAGCCTATATGCCTAAAGCATCCTCTTGCTGAGGCATTTTGGCTTTCTTCGGCCCGTTCATCTTCATGATCTTCTCGGCAGCTCCCTCGGCGACAATCATGACAGCGACCTGGGTGTTGCCCGTCGGCACGTCTGGGTGAATCGATGCGTCCACGACGTGGAGGTTGTCCGTCCCGTACACCTTTGTGTTGGTGTCCACCACGGCCGTCTTGCTGTCCTCGCCCATGCGCGCGGACCCGACGTAGTGCGACCCGGACACGAAACTCTGGGCCAGCTCCGCCCCCGTGACGTTGGGCTTGACCAGCGCAAGGTTGCTCTCGGGGGCCTTGACCATGGCGATGATGCGGTCCAAGAAGGCGGCTGCGGCCTTCTTGTCGCCGTCGCTGTTCATCCACGGCTTCTTGGCCCAGGCGGTTGCGCCCGACGTCGCGTTGATGGTCAGCTCGCCCGTCGAGGTAAGCCCGTGCGTCATGTACACCTTGATCTTGAGCGTGTCGTTTGCGCCGACGCTGCAGGTCCCCTGGAAGAAGCGCCGCTGGCCGTCTCCCGCCGCGTCGCCGCCGACCTCGGACCAAAAGTTGAGTCGCTGCGTCGACTGCGCCAGCAGACCCGACCCCTTGGCGAAGAGATCAATGTCCTCCTTGGGCGGGCTCTTGAGCAGCGCGGCGCCGTCGATGGACTCGAGATTGGCGCTCGAGGACGAGTTCTTCATCTTGAGGTCGAGCGAAAACACCGGGTGGTCCATGACGCCCTGGCCGACGGGCGAGCTGATGAGGGCTTTTCTGTCAGGAAGCTGCACGCCGTTGGCCTTGGCTGCGCTGACGATCTGCTGCGGCTGGCCGATGCCGCTGGCGTAGAGGATCTTGGGGGTGGACATGGCGCCCGCGGCAAGGATGACCTTGCCTGTCTTGGGGTCCGACAGAGAAATGACCTCGCGCTTTCCATCGGCCATTTCTACCTCGACGCCTGTCACGGTCGAGTCGGTGCGAACGGCCCGAAGAACCTTGCAGTTGGTCTGCAGCCTGAAGTTCTTCTTGCCAGCGGTCAAGGAAAGGTAGCCCTGGACAGGACCGGACCGGATACCCTTGTTAATCTGGTTTGCGTGGGAGCCGAGTCAAAATGTCAGTGTCATGTTCTTTCTTGGGCTTTGACTCTTTCGTAGGGACCACGATTCGGAACGACCTGCAGGGATGTAGACTTCGGCAATTTTTGCAACCTGAGGGAAGGAATCTTACCATCCATGGAGGCTGCGTAAAgacgtctttcttttcgtcggGGTTCGCAACGGTATCGACGCTCCTGAATCCCGCGGTCGAAAGAAACTTAGACAACACGTCGTAGCCACCCTGATCGTAGCGCTTGCCGTCCGCAGAGGGAGTTGTGGTGCCGGGGATGCGCTCATACAGACGCGCCGCGGCGTCCTTGACGTCGTCCCACTTCCAGCCCTTTGGGAACTTGTCGTTGAAGTCGGCCGACTGCGGGTGGACGTACATCATGGCGTTGATGAcggtgccgccgcccagcACGCACCCAGCGCTGCCGGCGGTGTCGGTGCAGTACGAGCTGCCCGGTGCGGCCAGAAACAAGGCTGGCACGTCGTATGGTGTGACGGTGCTGTTCCATGGGACCGAGGCATTGCCACCCGTGCTGTGGGTCGATGCGCCGCCTCGCTCGAGGAGGATGACTGACTTTCCGCTCTCCACCAGGCGCTGTGCCACAACTATCCCCGCAGCACCACCTCCAGCCACAATGTAGTCAAATCCGGTGGCGTTTGTAGAAGGACGGGCCGGCGCCGTGTTGTTGCCAcgggcacggccttgggcGTATGCACCAGTGACTGAGAGGGCCAGAAGAGAGAGGAACGAGGACTTCATATCGACTGGAAAGAAAATGAAAAGaatagaagaaaaaaaaagtcaaaaaagAATGTTCACCTGGAAGAATGAATGTAAAATTCCTGGAGCAACTGTTGGCTCATGAAGAAATGAATGTATTTTGCCAGCCCGCGATGTCCCGACGCGGGAGATGTCTGAGTTCAACAACTCGAGAGCGGTATTTACTGCAAGGTCTTATATCAGGGCACGCAAAGCCTTGATCTTGGCGATGAAGATGCATTATACGGCATTTGTTGCCGATGAGTCCTATCTCTTGTTACATATATACAGGTTTCCCAATCCCAAAGTTGACTTTGTTCCCGATGTTGTGGGCCAAGTTCACCTCCGTGCCCACATCCCCGAGCTCCATACAAaccgccaccctcaaagttGCGGATAGATGGCCGGGTCCCACGGAAGCATCATGGGGGCGCAATCGGCCCATCTCGGAGTTCTGCCCCGTAAGGTCAACATCTTGCTCTTTGCCAAAAACTGGATTTAGCATGTCTTGAAGCGAAGCCGGCGTGCCGAATTTAGCTGTCGCTTAGATGCTGAacaggaagagaaaaaaaaaacatctgTGGTTGACATAGTCTAAAGTTGCCAATCTGGAACCGAGAACTCGGTTGTCTGCTCAGCCTGGCTGGGCGCTCTATTGTAGGGTCTACTATATTACTATAGTATAGTGCCTTGGTTCCCACTTATGGAGTCTTCTGTGCACTTCTGGACCCCATGATCTGCACGGGGAGGGCCTTAATAATACCGCTCCTATCAAAGACGAGCTTCGTGTAAACGTGCAGGCCTCACTTTGCACGATTTGGGGTGAATCTTGGCGCCTTGGCAGCAACCCGCCATGGTCAGAAGTAAATGGGCAAGAATCAGGGGGAATGCGATTTCGCCATcccccttttcttcttcttttgtttctgtaCCCGATGAGGAAAACACTCTGCCCTGCTCTGATTGGCAAACGAGCAAAACTGACAAGGTCGTCCAATTGGCGCATGCCATGTTTTGAGACGCCCAGAAgtcttctctctctctcctgaCTCGTGGGCGCATGAAAAAGGTCCAGCAACTTGGGACGAATGGGTCCAGGCTGCATAAACCCGCCCCCGCCCCGCTGGGCTGGACGTGGTATTGCAGTGCTGGATTGCCAAATTTAGAAGGGAATCTCCTTGTCGCCCATGCGATtctttttccctttcttcCTCGGGCGTAGGTatttttgctgctgctgctctcgcTAAGTGCTGTAGTTGAAACGCGGTCGGTCAAGCCGAGAAGCGTGGAGAGGCATGGTCATACGTACGTGTAGATCAATGATCATATTTTTTAAACTTGACATTGTCGTCAGGATTAAGAAGGCGAACAACGGCGGAGGGAATGCCGTAATGACGTGTATCCTTCAAAATTTGTTCCGTGTTGGAAGCAGAAGCAGAAGGTCGCACACATAGTAGCAATAACAGATTTCGATGCGACGCAGAGGCCACCTTTGAGCTGGGTCCATGTTATCCACGCTTCTATCACGTTTAAGCTATCAGACGACAGAACCCTACGAtgctacttgggggctgtgcGTTGTGGGCCCCAGGTAACGTAACTGCAGGTGGTTTATTCGGTCCGCGACGCAGTAGCCTTGTCCTACGAGTGCGACTGCATAGTCATAGCCAGGGCGATGCGAGTCAATCGCATGGAATGTACTCGGCGAGGACCCAGTGCTTCCTTGACAAATCAACAGACCGACTTGGACGCGGTTTTCTCCGCGTCGACTCAAGGGATCGCAGCACGGCCTCGGTGACAACTCAACACGAAGTCGTATTTGGTCTTGTGGCCCTCATCACTAAGCTTAGAAATAGGGGCCAAAATGTCCACATTCCCAATTTATCCTCTCGACAATAGGGGCTCAGCATCTCTCGCTAGCTATCTTTATTTGAGTCGACCCACGCGCGGGATGTGGCAAATAATACGTTTTTCTACCGTCGGGCGGTACTTCAATCGGCATTCGGAAATttgtccttttcttttcgtgCGCATAGTTGCCACTGAGTGTAGTCGACGTGATCCCAGACTACATACCACGATCAGGCCAGTTTTGAGTGATGCGACGCAGAAGAGTTTTCCGATGGGCAAGTAACTGCCGATGAATACACAAATACACTGTACACCATCCAGGCTGCACTTTGTGCTGGTAGCCTATAAGGGCCAATAATAGCCCTACGGTGCCGCCATGCTCTGGTCGTCAGTCACCCCCTTGGGAAACTGTATATGCGATTGCCTTTAATGTTTCAGTTCTAGGCAAAAGTGGAGTCTCTACTTCTGATTATGCTATTGGATGATATGTGTATGTCTTGAACTGAGCCTGAATAACAGTTCTTTGGGAACCAAACTAGACTAGCTTCTCGGTCACACCCAACGGCGAGTATGATTTGCCCACAGACTGGTTGCAAAAGCAAACGCTCGTTCTAGGAGACTGTTTCCCCTTTCAGAAAAACTTCTGTATGACGCGATGGCTTTTGGGGACAGCAACGGGATGCATCATTTCACCCCTTAGTCAGATTCCGCTGCCTTCACCAGGCCTAGTGATTTTCGTCTTGGTTCGGCTTGTGGTATCTTACAAATCAATTACAGCCCAGGGATACCAGGATAGTTAGCCTGGCTACGAGATCACACAGCGGTAGTCTTCTACGGTATTgggcacaaaacaaaaaaaaaacacccctTGTAGCCCTATATATATGCGTGGCCTTTTATTAATTTAACTGTTCGCGGGAACCCCCAAGTACCACAATTATTGTTCTTGTTCAAAACTATTACCAAAAGCCGGCAGCACCCACAAGGCCCACACCATTGAGCTTCTGTACAATGAGGGGGCGATTTTCACTCTTACCGCTATAGTAGCCGATGGTTCAGGGGTCTTGCCGTCGCTGTCGGTATTAGGTACCCACCTCATGTACCTGCGGTAGCATAGTCTTGTGATCCTTGCATGTTGACCTAGCGCTACTTACTTTGGCCCCCAACCAGGAAGCCCCAGTGATGATTTGAATTTGAAAAGTTTTCACATGCATGGTAGTTGCTTCTAGCTCTTTGTCAGAACTCAGAAGTTCCCAACTCTGGGGCAGACCCTCCTGTCAAAATATTCTACGGGCACTTAGCTCCGCGTCACAACTTACCTTCAACAACGTGGTTCATATTACTCATCCTGTCCACCGACCTCGGTGAGGCCTTGGCTACCCTTCCCTGTCTGGTATACAGCCAGGTGTGGGTAGCCAACAGTGCTCCTCGTAACTTGATTCCACATAGCCGCCGTCATCATAGCCTCAGGCCACCGGCTCAATATCTAACCACGCTCGGTTGTGAGTATATATCGTTGCCCGTGTTCTTAGTACTGTCCCTCTTGCTTCTGTCGCCCAGCTTGAAGAACTTTGTCGAAGCGGCCTGCGCGCATCCAAGCCACGGTGCTGTTGTATGAAAGTTTTCGGCGTTTCCCGTCTCCACTCCTGAGTTGTGCGATTATGCTGTGAACTTGACTGCTTGGTAGTGTGTAACTTGGCAGACCGTGGACAAGCTTGCCAACCAGGTGTGCATGCTATACAAATCAATACGAAAACCGTATACTAGCTCGTGCGGTCAGCCCATCCATGTATATATCCTTAAAAACTCTGTAAAGTCAGTTTCGTCGGATCGGcgcggggggaatggcgcagtggttaagcgccatggctgttacttgagtaacgtaggttcgaatcctgctccctccacctcctccccgcttacccgtggcaaggataacccggctggctatcgacaacaaccacccgcctgtgccgtcgagcccacacttgttgggaacttcgtctccatggctacaaacgaccgacagctccgctgtttggacacaggcccctctcgatgaagagccgtcaactgccgtcagacgaatcctccgtgcgcctgaaggcacggggtcgcgtcagtgaacaaacctgtaagcaggaccgggcacgaacccggtcaggctcgattcgcttctatgcccttgttttccgctgtgtaaatagagaaaatagaaagcgcgccgagatacccctcggtaggttgctaacggccggctaatgagccgggccgagcccggcgttaaataatactactactactactactactactcgtCGGATCGGCGGACCAAGGATCGACATACAACCACTTTTATCCACATATCCTAGATGGCAAAGTCTTGTACAAATATGCGACTTGGAAGGCAAGCACCTTGCAGCTCCGAGTAACATCTAGAACTGATAGACTTGACGTCTTTGAATTGATACACTTGAAGTCTTCAGCCTCATTGACTCGGCGTACTTGCCTTCATCTGTCTCAGGCCGTCGGTCGAAGGCGTTGGTTGCCTGGAATTCTGGATTTGACATGGTCCAGCGTTGTGGAGACGCGAAGGTAGTGGCGGGCCGTCTTGCCATTTATATTGCTGACATTGCCAGGGGGTGCTTAGATCAAGCGGGTAGTCGGCCTTGGATAACAGCTGCCGCATTCTGCCTTACACGAATGAATTGGTTGTGTTGCACTGGCGCGAGGTCGGGAAGGCACTACTTTTGCTCCTTCTTGGCGCAGGCTCGAGGAGATTGGAAGGTTCCGACGTTGCAGTCATCATACCTTAGCCATGAGGGGCCGTCGGATTTCCCTCATTTGCGGCTAATTACCAACCAGTAGAATTGACTGAAGGAGCGGAATGGGGAAGGTTGCCTGTCCTGCCTGTCTAGATCCTGGGGTCGTGCTGATGCCAAGCTTTGCCGAGAAATGAGTAGCATGTAGCCCATTGTGGCAGGATTTCATCGAGGTAAAAACACAAAGCCCGATCAGGCAAAGATGGGGGCGATAGAAACCGGCGGGTTTCCTAGGTTGGTATCCTGCATATAATATTGATTACCATAATCACAGAGCCGCACCGTGTTGGGCTAGCGTAAGGCACTACCAATGTTACGGGTGGTGCCAGACGCACTTGGTCTATTACCACTTGGCGTAAGAGTCGCCGAT contains:
- a CDS encoding cellobiose dehydrogenase; this encodes MKSSFLSLLALSVTGAYAQGRARGNNTAPARPSTNATGFDYIVAGGGAAGIVVAQRLVESGKSVILLERGGASTHSTGGNASVPWNSTVTPYDVPALFLAAPGSSYCTDTAGSAGCVLGGGTVINAMMYVHPQSADFNDKFPKGWKWDDVKDAAARLYERIPGTTTPSADGKRYDQGGYDVLSKFLSTAGFRSVDTVANPDEKKDVFTQPPWMINKGIRSGPVQGYLSLTAGKKNFRLQTNCKVLRAVRTDSTVTGVEVEMADGKREVISLSDPKTGKVILAAGAMSTPKILYASGIGQPQQIVSAAKANGVQLPDRKALISSPVGQGVMDHPVFSLDLKMKNSSSSANLESIDGAALLKSPPKEDIDLFAKGSGLLAQSTQRLNFWSEVGGDAAGDGQRRFFQGTCSVGANDTLKIKVYMTHGLTSTGELTINATSGATAWAKKPWMNSDGDKKAAAAFLDRIIAMVKAPESNLALVKPNVTGAELAQSFVSGSHYVGSARMGEDSKTAVVDTNTKVYGTDNLHVVDASIHPDVPTGNTQVAVMIVAEGAAEKIMKMNGPKKAKMPQQEDALGI